The proteins below come from a single Hippocampus zosterae strain Florida chromosome 5, ASM2543408v3, whole genome shotgun sequence genomic window:
- the polr3glb gene encoding RNA polymerase III subunit GL b, which produces MSGRGRGRRGPEGTIGNRGEPLLSSVQQPSPLFPVMEHKPLPLTGGEEAEYLLALKQEFRGTMMTRPGFIQPHTGHRSHADVERYSDKYHNSNEQMDALTDWITDWKRFPKEIRLCVRRSIKKGASKEVLGSKRGQADEQKESVEDKKGVLLKLETLANEEQRSSEDEDEEEKKKEGDQEVDDEYDEEELEEETDYIMSYFDNGEEFGAESDDNMDEAVY; this is translated from the exons ATGTCGGGGCGCGGCCGTGGCCGGCgcggaccagagggcacaatcGGCAACAGAGGCGAACCGCTCCTGTCGTCCGTCCAGCAGCCGAGCCCTCTGTTTCCG GTGATGGAGCACAAGCCCCTCCCCTTGACAGGTGGTGAGGAGGCCGAGTACCTTTTGGCACTCAAGCAGGAGTTCAGAGGCACCATGATGACACGACCGGGTTTCATCCAGCCGCATACGGGTCACAGGTCACACGCAG ATGTGGAAAGATATTCGGACAAATATCACAACTCCAACGAGCAGATGGATGCACTGACTGACTGGATCACAG ACTGGAAGAGATTCCCAAAAGAAATAAGACTATGTGTCAGAAGATCCATAAAAAAAG GTGCGTCCAAAGAGGTGTTGGGGTCAAAGAGAGGTCAGGCTGATGAGCAGAAGGAAAGCgtggaagacaaaaaaggagtGCTCCTCAAACTGGAG ACGCTGGCCAATGAGGAGCAGCGGAGCTcagaggacgaggacgaggaagagaaaaagaaggagGGCGATCAGGAGGTGGACGACGAGTACGAcgaggaagagctggaagaa GAGACCGATTACATCATGTCCTACTTTGACAACGGCGAAGAATTTGGCGCTGAAAGCGACGACAACATGGACGAAGCCGTTTACTGA